Proteins encoded by one window of Streptomyces uncialis:
- a CDS encoding ABC transporter substrate-binding protein, with the protein MRPVRFRKTVVATGAVLSAGLLLSACGESGSSDKGASKGKVTVTTAKGDVEVPREPARVVALDSTSFATLKAFGVKPVAVPKGLLPDEGFEDWKNDSAIKDAGIHHEPKLEAVNASEPDLIIGGYRFAEHHDKLAKIATTIDVAPSDEAEGGYVNSLKSQTETLGKIFGKEDEAKKIVDGLEKAKNAAAAATKGETVFLGVSSAGKIDNGASRIGRLAEPLNLKNVLSAEGEESTSVHDNSGLAPETLAKLNPDWMILLDRDAAVGTEDGSEPVAAKKIVNGMEAWEKTTFRRQDQVIYLASDFYLTEGAQAYTDAFTAVSTAFDAAG; encoded by the coding sequence GTGCGTCCCGTCCGTTTTCGTAAGACCGTCGTAGCGACCGGTGCGGTCCTGAGTGCGGGTCTCCTGCTGAGCGCCTGCGGGGAGTCCGGCTCGTCGGACAAGGGCGCGAGCAAGGGCAAGGTCACCGTCACCACGGCCAAGGGTGACGTCGAGGTCCCCAGGGAGCCCGCGCGGGTCGTCGCGCTCGACAGCACCTCCTTCGCGACGCTGAAGGCGTTCGGCGTCAAGCCCGTCGCGGTGCCCAAGGGGCTGCTGCCGGACGAGGGCTTCGAGGACTGGAAAAACGATTCTGCGATCAAGGACGCCGGAATCCACCACGAGCCCAAGCTCGAAGCCGTCAACGCGAGCGAGCCGGACCTGATCATCGGTGGCTACCGGTTCGCCGAGCACCACGACAAGCTGGCCAAGATCGCCACCACGATCGACGTCGCCCCGTCCGACGAGGCCGAGGGCGGCTACGTCAACTCGCTGAAGTCGCAGACCGAGACCCTCGGCAAGATCTTCGGCAAGGAGGACGAGGCCAAGAAGATCGTCGACGGTCTGGAGAAGGCCAAGAACGCGGCCGCCGCGGCGACCAAGGGCGAGACGGTGTTCCTCGGTGTCTCCAGCGCCGGCAAGATCGACAACGGTGCCAGCCGGATCGGGCGCCTCGCCGAGCCGCTGAACCTGAAGAATGTGCTGAGCGCCGAGGGCGAGGAGAGCACGTCCGTCCACGACAACTCGGGCCTGGCTCCCGAGACCCTCGCCAAGCTGAACCCCGACTGGATGATCCTGCTGGACCGCGACGCGGCCGTGGGCACCGAGGACGGCTCCGAGCCCGTCGCGGCCAAGAAGATCGTGAACGGCATGGAGGCGTGGGAGAAGACCACGTTCCGCCGGCAGGACCAGGTGATCTACCTGGCGAGCGACTTCTATCTGACCGAGGGCGCCCAGGCGTACACCGACGCCTTCACCGCGGTGTCGACCGCCTTCGACGCGGCCGGCTGA